A window of the Hordeum vulgare subsp. vulgare chromosome 5H, MorexV3_pseudomolecules_assembly, whole genome shotgun sequence genome harbors these coding sequences:
- the LOC123398862 gene encoding pathogenesis-related protein 1-like: MEYSPKLAVLLLLALVSAMAVTAQNSPDDFVDAHNAARAEVGLGKVTWNATVAAYAQDYAEQRRGDCQLIHGVNRPYGENLYGGDGFGTTWTAANAVSSWVSEKQYYDHGSNTCSAPADKSCMHYTQVVWRNSTAIGCARVICASGNGVFIICSYSPPGNYPGVSPY; the protein is encoded by the coding sequence ATGGAGTACTCGCCGAAGCTAGCGGTGCTACTGCTCTTAGCTCTTGTCTCCGCCATGGCGGTCACGGCCCAGAACTCGCCGGATGATTTCGTGGACGCCCACAACGCGGCGCGCGCTGAGGTAGGCCTCGGCAAGGTGACGTGGAACGCCACGGTGGCGGCCTACGCGCAGGATTACGCGGAGCAGCGCCGCGGCGATTGTCAGCTGATACATGGAGTGAACCGGCCGTACGGGGAGAACCTCTACGGAGGCGACGGCTTTGGGACCACGTGGACGGCGGCGAACGCCGTGTCATCATGGGTGAGTGAGAAGCAGTACTACGACCACGGCAGCAACACCTGCTCGGCGCCGGCGGACAAGTCGTGCATGCACTACACGCAGGTGGTGTGGCGCAACTCGACGGCCATCGGCTGCGCCCGCGTCATCTGCGCCAGCGGCAACGGCGTGTTTATCATATGTAGCTACAGCCCACCGGGCAACTACCCCGGGGTGAGCCCATACTAG